The stretch of DNA AAACCGCCAAGCCCGACCACTGCAACCTTCGATCGTGCAAGCGTTTCTTGCCCCTTCTTGCCAAACTCTTTCAATACTATTTGGCGACTGTAAAACTCTTCAAACTTAGGAATCTTTCGAATTTTAGGCATCTGTTTTGCTCTCCTCGCTTACTATTGCGTCATTCAGCCTTATATCTGCCTTTTTTCAAAAACTGCCTCTCATAAATTTCTCTAACTTTCTGTATTGTGTCTGCTTCTTCTGGAGCCTTGTCATATCTTATGCGGTTTATCCGCGCAAAACGCAAAGCCATGCCACACTTGTACTTTGGACTTTTCTGAATCTCATTATATGTTACTTCAACAACTATCTTTGGAACAACAACCACTCTACCACGCTCTTTCTTCACGGCTAACTCCTTAAGTCGCCTAGTTATTTCAGCAAACTCCTCGTCCGTCAAGCCCTTAAACGTTTTACCCACAGTCAAAAACTCGCCACTTTCAGTATCCCGCGCCGCCAAATAATAATCTGAAAGCCACTCACGCCTTCTGCCATAACCATACTCAGCCGCAACAATAGCCAAATCTAAAGGTTCAAGAACAGGCTTTATCTTTAGCCACCGTTTTCCACGAATCCCAGGCGTGTAGGGGCTGTCGGGTTTCTTTGCCATCAACCCTTCATGTCCAGCGTCTATTGCCTCTTTAAGAAAACGTTCAGCTTCTTCAGTTTTGTCGGTGATTAACTGTTTTGTTAATGGTATTTCGCCAGCGTTTTCGGTTAAAATTTGTCTTCGTCGCAGATAAGGAAGAGTGATTAAGCTTTCTCCATTGAGATATAGAATGTCAAAGAGGTAAAGTTTGACTGGAAGCTTTTCAGTCATATCCTCAACCGCGTGGACTCGCCTGAACCTTCGCATTAAATGTTGAAAAGGAATAGGATTGCCACTTGCATCAACAGCAATCACTTCACCCTCCAATATCACTTCTTTTGTGCTAACGTTCTTTCTCGTCATTTCAACTATTTCGGGCAAGCTTTCGGTTACGTCTGTTAATCTACGACTAAAAATTCTTACATCATCACCAAGCTTGTGAATCTGCACTCTGGCGCCGTCCAACTTGTACTCAAAAGCTGTTTTGCCACCATGCTCCTTCAAAGCCTCAGCAATGTCCTTCGCCATCTGAGCCAACATTAAGCTTACGGGTCTGAAAACTTTAAAGCTAATTTTCGTTAAACCTTCTTTCCCTTCAGTCTTGGCTATTGCAGCAACTTCTCCAATATCGCCCAAAGTCATGCTTGCCTTCTGCACAGCCTCAAGCGGAATCTGAAAAGCCTTCGAAACTGCCTGCTCCATTAACCCTTCATAAAAGCCAGTCCGCATTCCACTTATGAAGATTCTAATCAAATATTTAGCTTCCAGAGGCGAAGCTAAACTCAGCAACGATTCTATTAAGCGTTCCTTCTTCTCTCTTGAACCATACCCAGAAACTTCAGCAATGGATTCTAAACTGCGCCTAACCTCTAAAATAGTTAATGTTCTTTCAAAAAGAGTCGCTTGCCTCTTAACCTTACTCTCTTCAAAAACAATTTTCGTAGCTGAACCTACATCGCCAGTCTTACGGAAAGCTTCAGAAAAAACACTCCATTCAATGCCGGCGATGCGCTTTATTATACCGCTCAAAGTTGCCCAGCTAACCTCCGGTGTCCGCGGACTCCATTTCGGAAAAGCCCTGCCCAAAAGCATAGATATCGCAGGCTCAACTTCTTGTGGCTCGAGATTCTTCAGAAAATCCGAGACAAGGTCTATCATTTCAAGCCTTTTGGTTGTGGCTTCTAGTTTTTCGCCCAATTCAGCCAAAGCCTTGAAGGAGGTAGACATAATATTTACCTTTAAAACATCTCTAATTCTTCATTTGTTAACTTAAGAGATAAAAGTTGTTTTAGATAAGCCGTGAAAAAAGAAGTTGATAGTTGAGCGGATGTCTTTTAGAATGTTGCTTCCAGCTTTGCTTTAACTTCCTTTATTTTTTTCTCGATTTCTTTGACTTTCGCTTTCTTGTTCATCGCTGTATAACAGTCTCGGGCGTATTCCAACGCGCTTACTCCGAACCTGTCAAATCCTTTTTGAAAAGACAAGTCTGCGGATTTAAGGAAATGTTCTACAGCAGCCTCATAATCTTTTAATGCATAAGCGCACTCACCAGCCTTGTAAAGCATAGAGGTGGAATCAAAATAGTTCTGCACCTTATGATACAGCTCAGCGGTTCGCAGGAAAAGCTCCATAGCTTCTTTGTATTTGCCAGTCTCATAAAGCGTGTTCGCGTCCTTATGCATCTTAACCGGATCTTCTTTCACTTTTCCTTCACTCATGATGGTCAACTCGCAAGTTGCTATCTATCAACATAACACTCACATTTAGGTTTTCCCATTCTACAGTCTCACAAGAGAAAATTGTAAACATTAAAAAGCATTCAGACCAGAATAACTATTGACACCAATTTAGTGGAGCAAAATCATGAGCCTCCGATGCGTCCAGTGTGGTTCAAAATTCCCACTCTACCCATCAAAAATTAAGTGCGACAAATGCGAAGGACCATTAGAATACGACGGTGGCTTATCTAGAAATAGTAAAGTCAAATTTTCCGGGCAATTACGTTTTTGGAGATACAAGCCTCTGCTTCCACCAGTACGGCACATGGTAAGCCTCGGCGAGGGCGGAACACCGCTGCACAAAGCAGAGAGACTTGCCAAAAGCATAGGATTGAAAGAGTTATATTTGAAAGATGAAACCCGCAACCCAACAAACTCCTACAGAGACCGTGCAGCCGCTCTCCTCATATCCAACGCCATAGACCTCCATCATACAGCGGTAGTCTGCGCATCCAACGGAAACATGGGCGCCTCTCTATCTGCTTACTCTGCAAAGGCAGGATTAACATGCCATGTGATAGTACCTAAGCTAGTTGATGTCGGAAAACTAGCCCAAATGCTTGCTTACGACGCAGTTATTGAAGAATTCGGCGAACTCCTTGACGATTCCATACGCAAAGCCCAAGCTTTAGCCAAGGAGACCGGTTGGTATCAAGCTACAGCGGAGCTGAATCCTCTTTCAATTGAAGCTCAGAAAACAATTTCCTATGAAATATCTGAGCAGTTGGGCGTTCCAGATTGGCTCATTGTATCTATAGGAAGTGGTGGAACCATCTACTCACTCTGGAAAGGGTTTAAAGAGCTTAAACAACTTGGAATAATAAAATCCTTGCCTAAAATGGTCGGCGTCCAACCAGAAGGTTGCGCATCTATAGTTAAAACATTAACAGAAAAGCGTGCCAAAGTTGAGAAAGCACGAAATCCATCCACTCGTGCACTAGCTATTTTAGTAGCAGAACCGTTGCAAGGAGAATTAGCAATAAAAGCCTTAAGGGAATCGAATGGTTTAGCCTTGACCGTTTCGGACGCAGAAATTTTTGCAGCAGAGCTTCAAATAGCCAAATTAGAAGGAATTTTTGCAGAACCAGCAAGCTCCACTACAATCGCAGCATTGAAAAAACTCGTTGAAGAAGGAAAAATAAGCAAAACAGACAATGTTGTATCCTTAATTACAGGAAGCGGACTCAAAGCCACAGACGTGCTCCAAGCATTGACCAAAAAACAAAAAACAGCGGTCCTCGGCTTAGAACTGAGCACAAAGGAGAAAATATTGCGAGCCCTTTACGAGAAAGACACGTACGGTTATGATTTGTGGAAAAAGTTAGGCAAAACAATGACAAGAGCAGCAATCTATCAACACCTCAACGAGCTTTCCGAAAAAGGATTAATAACTGGCTACGAAAAAGAAAGGAAGAGATTTTTTAAAATAACGCAACGAGGCAAAAAAGTTTTACATGTAATAGATGCTGTGAAACTTCTGCTTTGACTCGAAAAACTAATATAGTATAGTTACAACTATACTAAAATGTGATGGCGATGCTAACGGAGAAAACGATTTCAACACGTAGTTTGGCGGTCACAGCGGTCTTCACAGCGCTTGTTTGCGTTGTAACAATACTTTTTTCCATATACGTACCTGCAACAGAGGGATTCTTTAACATAGGCGAGTCTATGGTTTTTCTTTCCGCTCTTCTTTTCGGACCTTTCGTGGGAGCCTTCGCCGGCGGAGTAGGCTCCATGTTAGCTGACCTAATCTTAGGTTATCCACACTACGCGCCAGCCACGCTTATAATTAAGGCTTGTGAAGGCGCTGTTGTAGGAACACTTAAAAGCAAAAATCCGAAGTTCTGCACCAAGATTCAATGGAAGTTTTTAACTTTAGCTTTAGGTATCGTTGCTGGTTTCTTGCTCGGTTGGGTTGGCACTACCCGCTACAGTGGCGACGTAGAACTAACACTAGGCTGGGGAACATTCGCCTTTTATGTCCCTCCAGAAGTATGGATAACGCTCGGAATAATAACAGCCCTAGCCATAGCTGCCTTAGGCCGTTTAAGCGACCCGGAGTTTGGATGGACAATTTTTTCCGTAATCGTCGGCGGCTTCGTCATGGTTTTGGGGTATTTCCTTTACCAAATGTTCCTAATTTATCCACTTTTCAAAATCGAAGTAGTAGCTATAACTGAGATTCCAGTAAATATTGGGCAGATGCTTATTGGGTTAATCATCGCAATACCTGTAGCGAAAATTGTTTTGCAGCGTCTACCACAACTTAAAAGCTAAAACCACAATAATGTCCACGGAGGGTTAATATGGAACTACTATTTGGTAAAATCTCCATAGACATCCTAAGAGAAGTCGTTTTCAAAAATTTAGGCGTAAAACGCAAAGAAGTCGTTCTAGGTCCATCCGTTGGAATTGATGGCGCCGTGATAGATGCTGGAGATAAATCGCTGATTGTTTCAATGGACCCCATCACTGGAGCATTAGAACGCATAGGCTGGCTCGCAGTAAACATCAACGCAAACGACATCTCAACATTTGGT from Candidatus Bathyarchaeota archaeon A05DMB-5 encodes:
- a CDS encoding ATP-dependent DNA ligase, with product MSTSFKALAELGEKLEATTKRLEMIDLVSDFLKNLEPQEVEPAISMLLGRAFPKWSPRTPEVSWATLSGIIKRIAGIEWSVFSEAFRKTGDVGSATKIVFEESKVKRQATLFERTLTILEVRRSLESIAEVSGYGSREKKERLIESLLSLASPLEAKYLIRIFISGMRTGFYEGLMEQAVSKAFQIPLEAVQKASMTLGDIGEVAAIAKTEGKEGLTKISFKVFRPVSLMLAQMAKDIAEALKEHGGKTAFEYKLDGARVQIHKLGDDVRIFSRRLTDVTESLPEIVEMTRKNVSTKEVILEGEVIAVDASGNPIPFQHLMRRFRRVHAVEDMTEKLPVKLYLFDILYLNGESLITLPYLRRRQILTENAGEIPLTKQLITDKTEEAERFLKEAIDAGHEGLMAKKPDSPYTPGIRGKRWLKIKPVLEPLDLAIVAAEYGYGRRREWLSDYYLAARDTESGEFLTVGKTFKGLTDEEFAEITRRLKELAVKKERGRVVVVPKIVVEVTYNEIQKSPKYKCGMALRFARINRIRYDKAPEEADTIQKVREIYERQFLKKGRYKAE
- the thrC gene encoding threonine synthase, giving the protein MSLRCVQCGSKFPLYPSKIKCDKCEGPLEYDGGLSRNSKVKFSGQLRFWRYKPLLPPVRHMVSLGEGGTPLHKAERLAKSIGLKELYLKDETRNPTNSYRDRAAALLISNAIDLHHTAVVCASNGNMGASLSAYSAKAGLTCHVIVPKLVDVGKLAQMLAYDAVIEEFGELLDDSIRKAQALAKETGWYQATAELNPLSIEAQKTISYEISEQLGVPDWLIVSIGSGGTIYSLWKGFKELKQLGIIKSLPKMVGVQPEGCASIVKTLTEKRAKVEKARNPSTRALAILVAEPLQGELAIKALRESNGLALTVSDAEIFAAELQIAKLEGIFAEPASSTTIAALKKLVEEGKISKTDNVVSLITGSGLKATDVLQALTKKQKTAVLGLELSTKEKILRALYEKDTYGYDLWKKLGKTMTRAAIYQHLNELSEKGLITGYEKERKRFFKITQRGKKVLHVIDAVKLLL
- a CDS encoding ECF transporter S component, producing the protein MLTEKTISTRSLAVTAVFTALVCVVTILFSIYVPATEGFFNIGESMVFLSALLFGPFVGAFAGGVGSMLADLILGYPHYAPATLIIKACEGAVVGTLKSKNPKFCTKIQWKFLTLALGIVAGFLLGWVGTTRYSGDVELTLGWGTFAFYVPPEVWITLGIITALAIAALGRLSDPEFGWTIFSVIVGGFVMVLGYFLYQMFLIYPLFKIEVVAITEIPVNIGQMLIGLIIAIPVAKIVLQRLPQLKS